A window of the Alnus glutinosa chromosome 4, dhAlnGlut1.1, whole genome shotgun sequence genome harbors these coding sequences:
- the LOC133866425 gene encoding protein LAZ1 homolog 1, translating to MGWRGVFYSLFFFLTLVESSGRSGKIWSLNLGAESAKFFSWPIFSASIFVAVALVLSMYLIFEHLAAYNQPEEQKFLIGLILMVPVYALESFLSLLNSDAAFNCEVIRDCYEAFALYCFERYLIACLGGEESTIEFMESQSLMDSSSPLLEEAYSYVVVEHPFPLNCILRDWHLGPDFYNAVKIGIVQYMILKMICALLAMILETFGVYGEGKFEWRYGYPYLAVVLNFSQTWALYCLVQFYTVIKDKLQPIKPLAKFLTFKSIVFLTWWQGVAVAFLFSMGAFKGSLAQELKTRIQDYIICIEMGVAAVVHLYVFPAVPYKRGERCVRNVAVMTDYASLGSPPDPEEVRDCERTTRVRLARHDEREKRLNFPQSVRDVVLGSGEIIVDDMKYTVSHVVEPVERGIAKINKTFHQISENVKRYEEQRRSTKDDSYVIPMNSWTREFSEVHDNLVEGSVSDSGLSNGKRQHPQPRASVARSKTGR from the exons ATGGGATGGAGAGGGGTTttctattcattattttttttccttactttGGTCGAGTCCTCGGGCAGATCAGGGAAAATATGGTCGCTTAACCTGGGTGCTGAGTCTGCAAAGTTCTTCAGCTGGCCAATCTTCAGCGCAAGCATATTTGTAGCTGTTGCTCTTGTGCTCTCCATGTATCTTATCTTTGAGCACTTAGCTGCTTATAATCAGCCAGAG GAGCAGAAGTTTCTAATTGGTCTCATTCTCATGGTTCCTGTTTATGCACTAGAATCG TTTTTGTCACTTTTGAATTCAGATGCTGCATTCAACTGTGAAGTAATTCGCGACTGCTATGAGGCTTTTGCGTTGTATTGCTTCGAGAGATACCTGATTGCGTGCTTAG GTGGTGAGGAAAGTACGATCGAGTTTATGGAAAGTCAGAGCCTAATGGACTCCAGCTCACCTCTTTTGGAAGAAGCATACAGTTATGTAGTTGTAGAACATCCTTTTCCATTAAATTGCATCCTAAGAGATTGGCACCTTGGTCCTGACTTCTATAATGCCGTGAAAATTGGCATAGTTCAATAT ATGATATTGAAGATGATCTGTGCATTGCTAGCAATGATTCTAGAAACTTTTGGGGTTTATGGGGAAGGGAAGTTTGAGTGGAGATATGG CTATCCATACTTGGCAGTTGTTCTTAATTTTAGTCAGACATGGGCTCTATATTGCCTTGTACAGTTCTACACTGTTATTAAAGATAAATTACAACCGATTAAACCACTGGCAAAGTTTCTAACTTTCAAATCGATTGTATTCCTGACATGGTGGCAAGGTGTTGCTGTTGCATTTCTTTTCTCCATGGGAGCCTTTAAAGGATCTTTGGCTCAGGAGCTGAAAACACGTATACAAGACTACATCATCTGTATAGAG ATGGGTGTTGCTGCCGTGGTGCACCTGTATGTCTTCCCAGCAGTACCTTACAAACGTGGAGAACGATGTGTTCGTAATGTAGCTGTGATGACTGACTATGCATCATTAGGATCACCCCCTGATCCTGAGGAGGTTCGTGACTGCGAAAGAACAACTAGAGTTCGCTTGGCTCGGCATGATGAGCGAGAAAAACGCTTGAATTTCCCTCAGAGTGTTCGTGACGTGGTCCTTGGAAGTGGCGAAATT ATTGTTGACGACATGAAGTATACAGTATCACATGTTGTAGAACCAGTGGAAAGGGGAATTGCAAAGATAAATAAAACGTTCCACCAGATATCTGAAAATGTGAAACGCTATGAGGAGCAGAGAAGGAGCACCAAGGATGATAGTTATGTTATCCCCATGAATTCATGGACGAGGGAATTTTCTGAAGTTCACGATAATCTTGTTGAAGGTAGTGTTAGTGACAGTGGTTTGTCCAATGGGAAAAGACAGCATCCCCAACCCAGAGCCTCGGTAGCTCGAAGTAAAACGGGCAGATAA